The proteins below are encoded in one region of Hordeum vulgare subsp. vulgare chromosome 3H, MorexV3_pseudomolecules_assembly, whole genome shotgun sequence:
- the LOC123440714 gene encoding uncharacterized protein LOC123440714 produces MEGTMKNGARAIKGKVAMAYSKYAGKVQAKPAPSVTTAHAYQPRYPSSIDATASAPYAAAGDVDERATAFILSVRERFKNEQKMMS; encoded by the coding sequence ATGGAGGGAACCATGAAGAACGGCGCCAGGGCGATCAAGGGGAAGGTGGCCATGGCGTACTCCAAGTACGCCGGCAAGGTCCAGGCCAAGCCTGCCCCGAGCGTCACCACCGCACACGCCTACCAGCCCAGGTACCCTTCTTCCATCGACGCCACCGCGAGCGCCCCCTACGCCGCGGCCGGTGATGTCGACGAGAGGGCCACGGCGTTCATACTGTCCGTCCGAGAGCGCTTCAAGAACGAGCAGAAGATGATGAGTTAG